ACGCCAGTTGCTCCAGCCAGCGAGCCTCGCGCTCGTCGATCGTCCCCTCGAACACGGTCGTTCCGCCCGCTCCCTCTTCCCGGGTCTCTCCGGCGTCCGCCGGGGCCGAGGCCGCCGATCCCCCGCCGCCCTTTCGCCACGCGCGAGCCTTGTCCTTGAGCGACTCCCGCGCCGCGCTCACGCGGCTGATCCGGTCCAGGGACAGGTCGTACCAGCGGCCGTACCAGCGGTACACCCCGGACATGCTCGCGCGGTAGCCGCGGAGGTTGAAGTCGTCCTTCGTGACGCAGAGCGCGACCAGGTCCGGCCGGAATCCGGCCTCGTCCAGGTAATGCTCCAGCATGGAGGCCGAGCCGGCCGCCGTGCAGGAACCGTGCCGCAGCGACGCCACGCCGCGGCCCAGTTCCGCGGCGAGCCGGTCCGGGTCGACGCCGTAGGCCAGCGCGCTGTTGCCGAGCAGCCAGACCGGCGCCCGGGACTCCCGGAGCGTGCGGCGCTGTCCCTCCACCAGTTGCTCCAGCGCGCGCCCGTCGGCCAGGCGCCCCGTGCGCAGGCCCCAACCCACCGCGAGCTCGAGGGCGAGCAGGATTCCCGCGCCCAGCAGGACCGCGCGGGACAGCCGCGGGCGCTCCGCGAGGGTGCTAAAACTGAAAATAGATAAAAGGCGTTTCATTGAGCGGTCTCAAGAACAGGATGGCCGCGGCCAGGGCCGCGTAGGCCAGGCCGCGCGCGATCCACGGCCATTGCAGCAGGCGCTCGTGCGCCCGGGCCCGGTACTGGGGCAGGTCCACGAAAAGCATCAGCGTCGAGAAGAAGGCCACGCGGAACACGGGCCCGAGGTGGAAGGCGGCCCACCCGCCGCGCCCGCCGAGGATGCCGGCGAGATACGACCAGGCCGTCCCGAAATCCCGGGCGCGGAAGAAAACCCACGTCAGCAGCACCAGGTGGAAGGTGAAGACCATGCCCGCGAGCCGCTTCCCGAGCGGCGCCGGCGCGGCGGGGCGGGCCCGGCCCCGGAGGCCCAGCCAGAACTTGTGCGCCGCCAGGTAGAGGCCGTGCAGGCCGCCCCAGACCACGAAGGTCCAGTTGGCCCCGTGCCAGAGCCCGCCCAGCAGCATGGTGAGCATCAGGTTGCGGTAGGTCTTCCGCGTGCCGCCCCGGTTCCCGCCCAGCGGGATGTACAGGTAGTCCCGCAGCCACGTGGAGAGCGAGATGTGCCAGCGGCGCCAGAACTCCGTGATGCTGGCGGACAGGTAGGGCTGGTTGAAGTTCTCCATCAGCTCGATGCCCATGATCCGCGAGATGCCGCGGGCGATGTCGCTGTACCCGCAGAAATCCCCGTAGATCTGGATCGCGAACAGCCACACGCCGGCGAGCAGCTCGATCCACGTGCGCTGCGCGGGCTCGGCGAAGCACCACTCGACGTAGGGCGCCGCCGCGTCCGCGATCGCGATCTTCCGGAAAAATCCCAGCAGGACCAGCAGGGCGCCCGAGGCGAGCATCCGGCGGGTCACGCGGCGCGGGGCCGCGAACTGCCCCAGCAGGTTCTGGGCGCGCTCGATCGGCCCCGCCACGAGCTGCGGGAAGTAGCAGACGTACAGGGCGAAATCCAGCAGGCTGCGCGTGGCCCGGATCTGGCCCCGGTACACGTCGATCGTGTAGGCCATCGTCTGGAACGTGTAGAACGAGATGCCCACCGGCAGGATGATCTTCAGGGTCGGCAGGTGCGCCTGGAAGCCCAGCGCCGCCAGGAGCGCGGCGGCGGAGTCCACAAAGAAGTTGGCGTACTTGAAGAAACCCAGGATGCCTAGGTTCCCCGCGAGGCTGGCGAGAAGGAAGACGCGGCGCCGGGCCGGGTGGCGCTCCATCCCCAGGGAGCAGAAGAAATCGAGGAACGTCGAGATCGCCAGCAGGCTGCAGAAGCGCCAGTCCCACCACCCGTAGAAGAAGTAGCTGGCGACCAGCAGCATGCCGTTCTGCGCCCGGCGCTCCAGGCTGAAGTAGAGCGCCAGTACGATCGGCAGGAAGATGAAAAAAGCCCCGCTGGTGAAGAGCATCGGCGCTATCCTTGCGGGCCCCGCCCGGCAACCCGGAGGAAGAGCGCAATGTATTTGCGCGCGGTCTCCTCCCAGGAATACTCCCGGCAGCGCCGGCGGCCCTTGAGGACCAGGTCCTCCCGCAGGGCCGGGTCCCGGTGAAGCCGGACCATCGCTTCCTCCAGGCGCGCGGCGTCCCCGCTGGGAAAGATCAGGGCCGCGCCGCCCGCCACCTCCGGCAGAGAGCCGGCATCCGAGCAGATCACCGGCACGCCGCGGGCCATGGCCTCGAGCAGGGGAAAGCCGAAGCCCTCGATGCGCGACGGCATGATCATGGCCCCGCTGACCCCGTACAGGGCCTGGATGCAGGCGTCGCTGACCCGGCCCGGCCAGACCGCGTGGCCTTCCAGGCCCAGCGTCGCGATGTCCCGCATGACCTGGTCATGGAACTCGCCCTGGGGGCCCGGCATGAGAAGCGGCCAGGGGTCGGGCACCTGCCGGCGATACCCGGCGTAGGCCCGCAGGAGGATGTCCCGGCCCTTGCCCCGGTAGTCCGTGCGGGCGGGGGAGAAAAAGATCCGGTCGACCTTCAGGCCGATTTCCTGCTCGACCACTTCCGCGGGACGGTCCATGGGCGGGGCCGGCGGCAGCGGGGAAGGGCCGGGGTGGATGACCTCGGGGTTTTTCACGCGGGGGAACAGCCGCACGAGATCGTCCACCGTGGTCCGGGAGATGCCGGTGAAGGCCGCGCCCCGGCGCAGGGAGAGGGGCGTCGCGAGGTACTTGCGGTAGACCGTGCGCTTGAAATCGTACTGGTTCCTGACCAGGAAGGCGCCCATGTCGAGGAACGTCACCACGGCCGGCACGTTCCACCGGCCCGGGAAATGGGCCCCGCCGCTGGGGATCCAGAACGCGTCGAAACGCCCCCGGTGGATGGCGCGCGCGGATAGGAACTCCAGCCAGAAGGCCTTCTTGAACTGGTTGTTCAGCCAGGGGACCGGTTCCACCCGGGCGGCCGGCAGGACCTCCCGCAGGACCGCCTCCGCCTCGGTGTTGCACAGGACGGTCAGTTCCCAGCCGGGGGCCAGCCGCAGGATCGCCTCGAGAGTCTTCTCGACAAACAGTTCGGCCCCGGCCCGCCGCCCGTAGAGGGTATAGATGGCGCCCAAGCGCATGGGAGCGTTTATAGCCGAACCCCCGGCCCGCCACAAGG
This window of the Kiritimatiellia bacterium genome carries:
- a CDS encoding glycosyltransferase family 4 protein; protein product: MRLGAIYTLYGRRAGAELFVEKTLEAILRLAPGWELTVLCNTEAEAVLREVLPAARVEPVPWLNNQFKKAFWLEFLSARAIHRGRFDAFWIPSGGAHFPGRWNVPAVVTFLDMGAFLVRNQYDFKRTVYRKYLATPLSLRRGAAFTGISRTTVDDLVRLFPRVKNPEVIHPGPSPLPPAPPMDRPAEVVEQEIGLKVDRIFFSPARTDYRGKGRDILLRAYAGYRRQVPDPWPLLMPGPQGEFHDQVMRDIATLGLEGHAVWPGRVSDACIQALYGVSGAMIMPSRIEGFGFPLLEAMARGVPVICSDAGSLPEVAGGAALIFPSGDAARLEEAMVRLHRDPALREDLVLKGRRRCREYSWEETARKYIALFLRVAGRGPQG
- a CDS encoding MBOAT family protein; amino-acid sequence: MLFTSGAFFIFLPIVLALYFSLERRAQNGMLLVASYFFYGWWDWRFCSLLAISTFLDFFCSLGMERHPARRRVFLLASLAGNLGILGFFKYANFFVDSAAALLAALGFQAHLPTLKIILPVGISFYTFQTMAYTIDVYRGQIRATRSLLDFALYVCYFPQLVAGPIERAQNLLGQFAAPRRVTRRMLASGALLVLLGFFRKIAIADAAAPYVEWCFAEPAQRTWIELLAGVWLFAIQIYGDFCGYSDIARGISRIMGIELMENFNQPYLSASITEFWRRWHISLSTWLRDYLYIPLGGNRGGTRKTYRNLMLTMLLGGLWHGANWTFVVWGGLHGLYLAAHKFWLGLRGRARPAAPAPLGKRLAGMVFTFHLVLLTWVFFRARDFGTAWSYLAGILGGRGGWAAFHLGPVFRVAFFSTLMLFVDLPQYRARAHERLLQWPWIARGLAYAALAAAILFLRPLNETPFIYFQF